From Bradyrhizobium symbiodeficiens, the proteins below share one genomic window:
- the hemA gene encoding 5-aminolevulinate synthase, translating to MDYNQFFDSALDRLHAERRYRVFADLERTAGRFPHAVWHSPRGKSDVVIWCSNDYLGMGQHPKVVGAMVETATRVGTGAGGTRNIAGTHHPLVQLEAELADLHGKEAALLFTSGYVSNQTGIPTIAKLLPNCLILSDELNHNSMIEGIRQSGCERVVFRHNDVAHLEELLKAADPKRPKLIVCESLYSMDGDVAPLARICDLAEKYDAMTYVDEVHAVGMYGPRGGGIAERDGVMHRIDILEGTLAKAFGCLGGYIAANGQIIDAVRSYAPGFIFTTALPPAICSAATAAIKHLKTSSWERERHQDRAARVKAILNAAGLPVMSSDTHIVPLFIGDAEKCKQASDLLLEQHGIYIQPINYPTVAKGSERLRITPSPYHDDGLIDQLAEALLQVWDRLGLPLRAKSMAAE from the coding sequence ATGGATTACAACCAGTTCTTCGATTCCGCCCTCGATCGTCTCCACGCCGAGCGCCGCTACCGGGTGTTCGCCGACCTCGAGCGCACGGCCGGCCGATTCCCGCACGCGGTCTGGCACTCGCCCAGGGGCAAGAGCGACGTCGTGATCTGGTGCTCCAACGATTATCTCGGCATGGGCCAGCACCCGAAAGTGGTTGGCGCCATGGTCGAGACCGCGACGCGCGTCGGCACCGGTGCCGGCGGCACCCGCAACATCGCCGGCACGCATCATCCGCTGGTCCAGCTCGAAGCCGAACTCGCCGACCTCCACGGCAAGGAAGCCGCGCTGCTGTTCACCTCGGGCTATGTCTCGAACCAGACCGGCATCCCGACCATCGCAAAACTCCTTCCGAACTGCCTCATCCTCTCGGACGAGCTCAACCACAATTCGATGATCGAAGGCATCCGCCAGTCCGGCTGCGAGCGGGTCGTGTTCCGCCACAACGATGTTGCGCATCTGGAGGAGCTGTTGAAAGCGGCCGACCCGAAGCGGCCGAAGCTGATCGTCTGCGAAAGCCTCTATTCCATGGACGGTGACGTCGCTCCGCTCGCCAGGATCTGCGATCTCGCCGAGAAGTACGACGCGATGACCTATGTCGACGAGGTCCACGCGGTCGGCATGTACGGCCCGCGCGGTGGCGGCATCGCCGAGCGTGACGGCGTCATGCATCGCATCGACATCCTCGAAGGCACGCTGGCGAAAGCGTTCGGCTGCCTCGGCGGCTACATCGCCGCCAACGGCCAGATCATCGACGCCGTGCGTTCCTATGCGCCGGGCTTCATCTTCACCACCGCGCTGCCGCCGGCGATCTGTTCGGCCGCGACCGCCGCGATCAAGCATCTGAAGACCTCAAGCTGGGAGCGCGAGCGCCACCAGGACCGTGCCGCCCGCGTCAAGGCGATCCTCAACGCCGCCGGCCTGCCTGTGATGTCGAGCGACACCCACATCGTACCGCTGTTCATCGGCGATGCCGAGAAGTGTAAACAGGCGTCCGACCTGCTGCTCGAGCAGCACGGCATCTACATCCAGCCGATCAACTATCCGACGGTCGCCAAGGGCAGCGAGCGGCTGCGCATCACGCCCTCGCCCTATCACGACGACGGCCTGATCGATCAGCTCGCCGAAGCCCTGCTGCAAGTGTGGGACCGTCTCGGCCTGCCGCTGCGCGCAAAGTCGATGGCGGCGGAATAG